A stretch of the Oncorhynchus nerka isolate Pitt River unplaced genomic scaffold, Oner_Uvic_2.0 unplaced_scaffold_742, whole genome shotgun sequence genome encodes the following:
- the id4 gene encoding DNA-binding protein inhibitor ID-4 produces the protein MKATTPVRPQKDTSSSSGNELSLHYLSDHSLSIARSRLQEEEQLCLQDDMNQCYSRLKRLVPTIPQDKKVSKVEILQHVIDYILDLQLALETHPSLLKQQTGTMTGTCPPSPASNRTPLTVLNTDHQRMSTGKKDDSVLCR, from the coding sequence ATGAAGGCTACTACTCCCGTCCGCCCACAGAAGGATACCTCAAGCAGCAGCGGCAACGAGCTTTCTTTACACTACCTCTCGGATCACAGCCTGAGCATCGCCCGGTCTAGGTTGCAGGAAGAAGAGCAGCTGTGTCTGCAGGACGAtatgaaccagtgttacagtcgCCTCAAGCGCCTCGTACCCACCATACCGCAGGATAAGAAAGTCAGCAAAGTGGAGATCCTTCAGCACGTCATAGATTACATCTTGGACCTGCAGCTCGCGCTGGAGACGCACCCTTCTCTCCTGAAACAACAGACGGGGACCATGACGGGGACGTGCCCGCCGTCCCCAGCCTCTAACCGGACACCACTAACGGTTCTCAACACAGACCACCAG